From Desulfotomaculum sp.:
TCTGATGTTACTACTTTTGTTGCTTCTTTTTAACAGTATTGAAGAGGTCAACTGCCTACGTGCTCATGTTTGCCGTAAACATAATCACATATGAACCATTAGTTACATATAATACCAAAAATTACCAGTAAATGAGGTTTGCAAATGATCAAATTAATTATCGACCCCGGGCACGGGGGAAAGGACAGCGGGGCCGTCGGCAATGGCCTGAAAGAAAAAAATCTGAACTTTGAGATCAGCAAGAAAGTGGTTGATAGGCTGTCCGCTTATGAAGTTAACGCCAGTTTAACAAGGACTGCTGACATATACTTGCTTCTCAAGGAAAGATGTAATATTGCCAATAATCTGCAGGCAGATTACTTCTGTTCCATACATATAAATGCAGGCGGCGGAACAGGCTTTGAAAGCTATGTCCATACTAAAGCTTCTCAGCAGACTGAAAAGCTGCGGCAGGTTATTCATAATACAGTCGCCGGTTATTATAAAAAGGCCGGCTTTCCGGACAGGGGTGGGAAAAAAGCCAACTTTGCAGTCCTGCGTGATACCAGGATGCCTGCTGTCCTGCTCGAAAACCTTTTTATCGACAGCCCGAATGACTCAAAAAAACTTAAAGATTCCGGTTTTATCGACGGCCTGGCCAAAGCTATAACCAGCGGGCTGGTATCCGCTTTGGGAATACCCCTAAAACCTTTATTGAATAAAACACCTGCAAAAGTTGAGGGTAAAGCGGCTGCGGACCGGGCACGTTCTTTTTTACATTCAAAAAATGTCCATGCGCCTGATTATATTGATATTTATATAGACATGGGAAAAAAGTACGGATTGCGCTGGGACGCCGTCTTTGCCCAATCCTGCAAAGAAACGGCATTTTGGAAATTCGGCGGCGATGTGAAGCCTGGTCAGAATAACTTTTGCGGACTTGGAACATTCGGCGGAAAACCCGGCGCTTCCTTTGAAAGTCCCTCGGATGGTATCGAAGCCCAATTCCAACACTGGCACGTATATTTTTACGGCGGCGATTTGCCGGCAGGGGCTAAAGATTTAGACCCGCGCAGGAATGCGGTACTTAGTTCCGGTAATGCGGGCAAACTGCAATACGTCGAGGATCTGGGCGGCCGTTGGGCTCCTTCAAAGGATTATGGCGACAGTATTGTCAGGGATTACTTGGCGCATATGCTGAAATAGCAAACAATGCTTTTTAAAAAAGATACTTTGATTGTTTATGCTTTGCTTCTCTCCTTTATAGGGGGCCACCTGAATAAACGGCTTAATTTTATATAAATCCACTTCGATTCTTTTGTTAACAGCGGTCCCAGCACAGCTAGAATTAACACGTAGAGTGCAGCAAAAGATTGCAGGACAGGCAATAAAGATCCTGCCTTTGCCAAACCCGCCAAAATAATTGAAAACTCTCCTCTTGATGTAATTGTTAATCCAATATTGGATGAAGCCCGATGTGAATATCCTGATGCGCGCCCCGAAATCATACCGGAAACAAAATTTCCAATAACCGTTAGCAGCACAGCTATTATTACAGGCCATACCGCGCCAGGCAACAACAAGGGATCTATACTTAACCCAAAGCTAAAGAAAAAGAGGGCGCCGAAAAAATCCCTAAATGGAACTATTAAATGTTCTATCCTCTCAAGGTGTTCAGTTTCAGCTAAAACTAATCCGACCAGCAACGCGCCTATAGCTTTGGCTACATATAGTAATTCTGAGAAACCAGCTACAAGAATCAACGAGGAAAACAGCAACAACATAAACACTTCATCAGAGGGAATGTCAAGCAGGCGGTTTAAAACAGGAATTAGTTTATGACCCAAAAACAGTACACAGGTTATAAATCCCAGCGCTATTAATGCTGTTTTTAAGACCATTACCGGTGAAGTCGATCCGGTTAATACCAGTCCTGATACTATAGACAAGTAAATTGCCATAAAAACGTCTTGAAACATCATCAAGCCTAGAATCATCTCTGTTTCAGGCCTGACAGTCCTTTTTAATTCAACCAGCAGCTTAGCGACAATGACACTTGAAGATATGGTCATAATACCTGCGGCTACCAAAACCTCTTTAATTGGCCAACCAAGAAGAAATGGAAACACAAGCCCAATTGTTAAGTTTATTGCCATGTAAATTAATCCGGATTTAAAAATAGCGCTGCTGGCCTTAAATAGCCTGCTCACTGAGAATTCAAGGCCAAGGTAAAACATAAGAAACAGCACTCCGAGCTGTCCCATAAAGTCTATTAAGGGAGCGCTTTTTATAAATCTTAAATCTATATTCGGAAACTCGGGCATGTGCGGCCCCACAGCCAGTCCGGCTAAAATCAACAAAGGCACTATCGAAAACCTTAGTCGGGCAGCCAGAAGCCCGGCAATGGCTATAATAAAGATTGCAATTCCAATTTCGAAAAGAATATTTTGCTCCATCAAATACTCCCTTCATTTACAAGCCGTTTACATGCTTTTACCTGTCCCCTTTCACCAAGAATCACAAGAGTAGCCCCTTCATAAATAATTTGTTCAGGCCCGGGGTTGATAACCTTCTCTTTACCCTTTTTTATAATAGCGATGACTGCTGCCCCGGTTCTTTTACGGATACCAAGGTCACCTATCGTTTTTCCGGCGCCCTTGGATGTTGTCTCAACCTTGAACCATTCAACAACTACATCGTCAAAAGCCACATCCACCGATTCCAGGGCTCTGGGCATATAAACCATGCCTCCAAGTATAGCTCCTATGCGACGGGCCTCGGAATCATCAAGAGTAACCATTGATATGCTGTCATCCGTGTCATTATAGTCAAAATGGTGCATCTCGCGTTTTCCGTCGTCGTGAACCACTATGACTAACTTATCCCCGCTTCGGGTTGAAATCTGAAATTTTCTTCCTATGCCGGGAAGATCTGTTTCACAAAACGTACTCATATTTTTTTCACCTCCGCAGATAGTAATGTACCCTCTCGGAAACTCTTTTGAGCCTCCGCTAAAGCCTTTTTTTACCCCAAATTTTCAGCTTCACCCCCAATATCTGCTATCATGATATTTTGTGATTGATAGAGATATCGGGAGTAGTTAAAATATTATATTTAATTAGAGTCCCGGATTAGTGAATTCGGGACTTGACTTATTTCATCCCCCAGAAAATCAAATAGGAGGCAATAATTGCCAGTACCACTAAATAATG
This genomic window contains:
- a CDS encoding potassium:proton antiporter; this encodes MSTFCETDLPGIGRKFQISTRSGDKLVIVVHDDGKREMHHFDYNDTDDSISMVTLDDSEARRIGAILGGMVYMPRALESVDVAFDDVVVEWFKVETTSKGAGKTIGDLGIRKRTGAAVIAIIKKGKEKVINPGPEQIIYEGATLVILGERGQVKACKRLVNEGSI
- a CDS encoding cation/H(+) antiporter codes for the protein MEQNILFEIGIAIFIIAIAGLLAARLRFSIVPLLILAGLAVGPHMPEFPNIDLRFIKSAPLIDFMGQLGVLFLMFYLGLEFSVSRLFKASSAIFKSGLIYMAINLTIGLVFPFLLGWPIKEVLVAAGIMTISSSVIVAKLLVELKRTVRPETEMILGLMMFQDVFMAIYLSIVSGLVLTGSTSPVMVLKTALIALGFITCVLFLGHKLIPVLNRLLDIPSDEVFMLLLFSSLILVAGFSELLYVAKAIGALLVGLVLAETEHLERIEHLIVPFRDFFGALFFFSFGLSIDPLLLPGAVWPVIIAVLLTVIGNFVSGMISGRASGYSHRASSNIGLTITSRGEFSIILAGLAKAGSLLPVLQSFAALYVLILAVLGPLLTKESKWIYIKLSRLFRWPPIKERSKA